Proteins encoded within one genomic window of Jiangella mangrovi:
- a CDS encoding GNAT family N-acetyltransferase: protein MLIDHFPVYGIRVRTPRLELRLPAPEELAELAELAMDGIHGPDLMPFGTPWSELPPADRARRVMQRHWRTLAELKADAWALNLVVFLDGRPVGVQEIEADDFAIQRQVTSESWLGLRHQGRGIGTEMRAAMLHLAFAGLGADEAVSVGYMDNHASLRVSRKLGYAENGTSRGISRGKLALEQRFRLSREAWEQHRTVEATIEGLEPCLPLLGAEAAA, encoded by the coding sequence GTGCTGATCGATCACTTCCCCGTCTACGGGATCCGCGTGCGCACGCCGAGGCTGGAGCTGCGCCTGCCCGCGCCCGAGGAGCTGGCCGAGCTCGCCGAGCTGGCCATGGACGGGATCCACGGGCCCGACCTCATGCCGTTCGGCACGCCGTGGTCCGAGCTGCCGCCCGCCGACCGCGCCCGCCGGGTCATGCAGCGCCACTGGAGGACGCTGGCGGAGCTGAAGGCCGACGCCTGGGCACTGAACCTGGTGGTCTTCCTGGACGGCCGGCCGGTCGGCGTCCAGGAGATCGAGGCCGACGACTTCGCCATCCAGCGTCAGGTCACGTCGGAGTCCTGGCTCGGCCTGCGCCACCAGGGCCGGGGCATCGGCACCGAGATGCGCGCGGCCATGCTGCACCTGGCCTTCGCCGGGCTGGGCGCCGACGAGGCGGTGTCGGTCGGCTACATGGACAACCACGCGTCGCTGCGGGTGTCGCGCAAGCTCGGCTACGCCGAGAACGGCACCAGCCGGGGCATCTCGCGGGGGAAGCTCGCGCTCGAGCAGCGCTTCCGGCTCAGCCGGGAGGCCTGGGAGCAGCACCGCACCGTCGAGGCGACCATCGAGGGTCTGGAGCCCTGCCTGCCGCTGCTCGGAGCCGAGGCCGCCGCCTGA
- a CDS encoding MBL fold metallo-hydrolase — protein MLVLTLVAPVLGTNCYLVAPDGGRECVVIDPGIGVEDQLEKAFAEHGVEPAAVLVTHGHLDHTYALSELCRRRDLPVHLHEGDVYRLADPLGSLGPQLAQQFAQFVDGWTPPADVRPFTGAETELDLAGVGLRAIHAPGHTEGSTLFELPGDGVVFTGDVLFAGTVGRTDLPGGDDALMRATLTRLASADGLPGVTTVRPGHGPASTLDRERASNPYLRGL, from the coding sequence GTGCTCGTGCTCACCCTCGTCGCCCCGGTCCTGGGCACCAACTGCTATCTCGTGGCGCCCGACGGCGGCCGCGAGTGCGTCGTGATCGATCCCGGCATCGGTGTCGAGGACCAGCTGGAGAAGGCGTTCGCCGAGCACGGCGTCGAGCCGGCCGCCGTCCTCGTCACCCATGGGCACCTCGACCACACCTACGCGCTGAGCGAGCTCTGCCGCCGTCGTGACCTGCCCGTTCACCTGCACGAGGGGGACGTGTACCGGCTGGCCGACCCGCTCGGCTCGCTCGGCCCGCAGCTGGCGCAGCAGTTCGCGCAGTTCGTCGACGGCTGGACGCCGCCGGCCGACGTGCGCCCGTTCACCGGCGCCGAGACCGAGCTCGACCTCGCCGGCGTCGGGCTGCGCGCCATCCACGCCCCGGGCCATACCGAGGGGTCGACGCTCTTCGAGCTGCCCGGCGACGGTGTCGTCTTCACCGGCGACGTCCTGTTCGCGGGCACGGTGGGCCGCACCGACCTGCCGGGAGGCGACGACGCGCTCATGCGCGCGACGCTGACCCGGCTGGCGTCGGCGGACGGCCTGCCCGGAGTCACCACCGTCCGGCCCGGTCACGGCCCGGCGTCGACCCTCGACCGGGAACGCGCATCCAACCCGTACCTGCGAGGACTGTAG
- a CDS encoding ATP-binding cassette domain-containing protein produces the protein MSLLSVRSLSIAYSGRPVLDGVGYDAGPGERLGIVGENGAGKSTLLRLSAGVEVPDAGTVERHGTLGYLTQEPELPAGGTVDDAVDAALAEFRVLEERMRAAEASLADGDQSVLDEYGDLLAEFEHRDGWSADARAARALGGLGLADVAGDRALDTLSGGQRSRLALALALVRSPDVLLLDEPTNHLDDDAIAFLEDALREYRGAVVTVSHDRAFLDGVATSILDLDPVLTVERDGTPHVGPARYTGTYTDYLAGKSAARARWEQAYATWTDEVDEARAVVKQDARRVGHEGRGRRDNDKFVAHFLSQKVDAAVSRRVRDAEVRLRRLEELRIPKPPRLLRFDAALGADVPDGVLVAVRDVKVPGRITARALDVTADTRLMITGRNGSGKSSLLAVLAGALEPETGEVLRSRRLRIGWLPQTGSFPDPSLTAVQAFAVGRAGPADEYQAELAGLGLLPGPALAMPVGALSVGQQRRLALARLLVTRPQVLLLDEPTNHLSLGLVEELEEAVDGAGLAVVVVTHDRWARRRWQGERAEVVHNELLLG, from the coding sequence GTGTCTCTTCTCTCCGTTCGTTCGCTCTCCATCGCCTACTCCGGCCGTCCGGTCCTCGACGGCGTCGGTTACGACGCCGGCCCGGGGGAGCGGCTGGGCATCGTCGGCGAGAACGGGGCCGGCAAGTCCACGCTGCTGCGGCTCTCGGCCGGGGTCGAGGTGCCCGACGCCGGCACCGTCGAGCGGCACGGCACCCTCGGATACCTCACCCAGGAGCCGGAGCTGCCGGCCGGCGGCACGGTCGACGACGCCGTCGACGCCGCGCTGGCGGAGTTCCGGGTCCTCGAGGAGCGCATGCGCGCCGCCGAGGCGAGCCTGGCCGACGGCGACCAGTCCGTCCTGGACGAGTACGGCGACCTCCTCGCCGAGTTCGAGCATCGCGACGGCTGGTCGGCCGACGCCCGGGCGGCCCGCGCGCTCGGCGGGCTCGGCCTGGCCGACGTCGCGGGGGACCGGGCACTCGACACGCTGTCGGGCGGCCAGCGGTCCCGGCTGGCGCTGGCGCTCGCCCTGGTGCGCTCGCCGGACGTCCTGCTGCTGGACGAGCCGACGAACCACCTCGACGACGACGCCATCGCGTTCCTCGAGGACGCGCTGCGCGAGTACCGCGGCGCCGTCGTCACCGTCTCGCACGACCGTGCCTTCCTCGACGGCGTCGCCACGTCGATCCTCGACCTCGACCCCGTCCTGACCGTCGAGCGCGACGGCACCCCGCACGTCGGCCCGGCCCGCTACACCGGCACCTACACCGACTACCTGGCCGGCAAGTCCGCGGCCCGGGCCCGCTGGGAGCAGGCGTACGCCACCTGGACCGACGAGGTCGACGAGGCTCGCGCCGTCGTCAAGCAGGACGCCCGGCGGGTCGGCCACGAGGGACGCGGGCGGCGCGACAACGACAAGTTCGTGGCGCACTTCCTCAGCCAGAAGGTCGACGCCGCGGTCTCGCGGCGGGTCCGCGACGCCGAGGTGCGGCTGCGCCGGCTCGAGGAGCTGCGCATCCCGAAGCCGCCGCGGCTGCTGCGCTTCGACGCCGCCCTGGGTGCCGACGTTCCCGACGGCGTGCTGGTGGCGGTCCGCGACGTGAAGGTGCCGGGCCGCATCACCGCCCGTGCGCTCGACGTCACCGCCGACACCCGGCTGATGATCACCGGCCGCAACGGCTCCGGCAAGTCGTCGTTACTCGCGGTGCTGGCCGGGGCGCTCGAGCCGGAGACCGGCGAGGTGCTGCGCTCGCGCCGGCTGCGGATCGGCTGGCTGCCCCAGACCGGCAGCTTCCCCGACCCGTCGCTGACGGCGGTTCAGGCGTTCGCCGTCGGTCGCGCCGGCCCGGCCGATGAGTACCAGGCCGAGCTGGCCGGGCTCGGGCTGCTGCCCGGACCGGCCCTGGCGATGCCGGTCGGCGCGCTGTCGGTGGGCCAGCAGCGGCGACTGGCGCTGGCCCGGCTGCTCGTTACACGGCCGCAGGTGCTGTTGCTCGACGAGCCGACGAACCACCTGTCGCTCGGACTGGTCGAGGAGCTGGAGGAGGCGGTCGACGGCGCCGGCCTGGCCGTCGTCGTGGTGACGCACGACCGCTGGGCGCGGCGGCGCTGGCAGGGCGAACGCGCCGAGGTCGTCCACAACGAGCTGCTGCTGGGCTAG
- the aspS gene encoding aspartate--tRNA ligase — translation MLRTHEAGTLRADHAGQTVTLTGWVARRRDHGGVAFLDLRDASGVAQVVVRDEAVAHGLRNEFCIKVTGQVGRRPEGNENPNLPTGEIEVVADAVEVLSEAEPLPFQIDDHVDVGEEVRLKYRYLDLRRTGPAAAIRLRSAVNKAARDVLLAADFVEVETPTLTRSTPEGARDFLVPARLRPGSWYALPQSPQLFKQLLMVAGLERYFQIARCYRDEDFRADRQPEFTQLDIEMSFVEQDDVIALAEKVLTALWALVGHDITTPIPRMTYRDAMDRFGSDKPDLRFGQELTEVTGHFATTEFRVFQAQYVGAVVHPGGASQTRKELDGWQDWAKARGARGLAYVLVGADGELSGPVAKNLSEDEKAGLPKLVGAVPGDAVFFAAGPRRSSQALLGAARLEIGRRAGLIDENAWAFTWVVDSPLFEPVDETDDVAVGSGAWTAVHHAFTSPKPDSIDTFDTDPGSALAYAYDIVCNGNEIGGGSIRIHRRDVQERVFRVMGLGADEAQEKFGFLLDAFKFGAPPHGGIAFGWDRITALLAGSDSIREVIAFPKTGGGYDPLTAAPAPITAQQRKEAGIDAVPEKPEG, via the coding sequence GTGCTCCGCACCCACGAGGCCGGCACCTTGCGTGCCGACCACGCCGGCCAGACCGTCACCCTCACCGGCTGGGTGGCCCGCCGCCGCGATCACGGGGGAGTGGCGTTCCTGGATCTGCGCGACGCGTCCGGGGTGGCGCAGGTGGTGGTGCGCGACGAGGCCGTGGCGCACGGGCTGCGCAACGAGTTCTGCATCAAGGTCACCGGGCAGGTCGGCCGCCGTCCCGAGGGGAACGAGAACCCGAACCTGCCGACCGGCGAGATCGAGGTCGTCGCCGACGCCGTCGAGGTGCTGAGCGAGGCCGAGCCGCTGCCGTTCCAGATCGACGACCACGTCGACGTCGGCGAGGAGGTGCGGCTGAAGTACCGCTACCTCGACCTGCGCCGCACCGGGCCGGCCGCCGCGATCCGCCTGCGCAGCGCGGTGAACAAGGCCGCCCGCGACGTGCTGCTGGCCGCCGACTTCGTCGAGGTCGAGACGCCGACGCTGACCCGCTCGACGCCCGAGGGGGCGCGCGACTTCCTGGTGCCGGCGCGGCTGCGCCCGGGCTCCTGGTACGCGCTGCCGCAGTCGCCGCAGCTGTTCAAGCAGCTGCTCATGGTCGCCGGGCTGGAGCGGTACTTCCAGATCGCCCGCTGCTACCGCGACGAGGACTTCCGCGCCGACCGTCAGCCCGAGTTCACCCAGCTCGACATCGAGATGAGCTTCGTCGAGCAGGACGACGTCATCGCGCTGGCCGAGAAGGTGCTGACGGCGCTGTGGGCGCTGGTCGGGCACGACATCACCACCCCGATCCCGCGCATGACCTACCGCGACGCCATGGACCGGTTCGGCTCGGACAAGCCGGACCTGCGGTTCGGGCAGGAGCTCACCGAGGTCACCGGCCACTTCGCCACCACGGAGTTCCGGGTCTTCCAGGCCCAGTACGTGGGCGCGGTCGTGCACCCGGGTGGCGCGTCGCAGACCCGCAAGGAGCTCGACGGCTGGCAGGACTGGGCCAAGGCGCGCGGCGCCCGCGGCCTCGCGTACGTGCTGGTCGGGGCCGACGGCGAGCTCTCCGGCCCGGTCGCGAAGAACCTGTCCGAGGACGAGAAGGCCGGCCTGCCGAAGCTGGTCGGCGCCGTCCCCGGCGACGCCGTGTTCTTCGCCGCCGGCCCGCGGCGCTCGTCGCAGGCGCTGCTCGGCGCGGCCCGGCTCGAGATCGGCCGCCGGGCCGGCCTCATCGACGAGAACGCCTGGGCGTTCACCTGGGTGGTCGACTCGCCGCTGTTCGAGCCGGTCGACGAGACCGACGACGTCGCCGTCGGCTCCGGCGCCTGGACCGCCGTCCACCACGCGTTCACGTCGCCGAAGCCGGACTCGATCGACACCTTCGACACCGACCCGGGCAGCGCGCTCGCCTACGCCTACGACATCGTCTGCAACGGCAACGAGATCGGCGGCGGGTCGATCCGTATCCACCGCCGCGACGTGCAGGAGCGGGTCTTCCGGGTCATGGGCCTGGGCGCGGACGAGGCGCAGGAGAAGTTCGGCTTCCTGCTCGACGCGTTCAAGTTCGGCGCCCCGCCGCACGGCGGCATCGCGTTCGGCTGGGACCGCATCACCGCGCTGCTCGCCGGGTCCGACTCGATCCGCGAGGTCATCGCGTTCCCGAAGACCGGTGGCGGGTACGACCCGCTGACCGCGGCGCCCGCGCCCATCACGGCGCAGCAGCGCAAGGAGGCCGGCATCGACGCCGTCCCGGAGAAGCCCGAGGGCTGA
- a CDS encoding pyridoxamine 5'-phosphate oxidase family protein, with protein sequence MTSTPTTAPRPLAERRDVARHRLATHYRLWLATGSDGHGAHLIPVSFVRDGACLVMATFDRSRTMANLRANPRARAAIGDTDDVVVVDGVVSIVEVPDVDTTVADRYAQVSHDPRRIPGFRYLYLRPERIQVWNGFHEFGGRTVMLDAAWLDEPID encoded by the coding sequence ATGACCTCGACACCCACCACCGCCCCACGTCCGCTCGCCGAACGGCGCGACGTCGCCCGGCACCGGTTGGCCACGCACTACCGGCTCTGGCTGGCCACGGGCAGCGACGGTCACGGCGCCCACCTGATCCCGGTCAGCTTCGTCCGGGACGGCGCGTGCCTGGTCATGGCGACCTTCGACCGCAGCCGGACCATGGCCAACCTGCGGGCGAACCCGCGGGCCAGGGCGGCGATCGGCGACACCGATGACGTGGTCGTCGTCGACGGTGTGGTGTCGATCGTCGAGGTGCCGGACGTCGACACCACGGTGGCCGATCGGTACGCGCAGGTCTCGCACGATCCGAGGCGGATCCCCGGCTTCCGGTACCTGTACCTGCGGCCGGAGCGCATCCAGGTCTGGAACGGCTTCCACGAGTTCGGCGGGCGCACCGTCATGCTCGACGCCGCCTGGCTCGACGAGCCGATCGACTGA
- a CDS encoding ribosomal RNA small subunit methyltransferase A produces MPRHSRIQNRQNRRNGQNRSARGGAPNHAGIHLLRDPAVSARMVRSSAAGPGDLVIELGAGLGALTTPLAATGARVIAVERDPRFVAKLQRRFADDPGVKVVEGDARSVMLPHRPYAVVANIPYAISTALLRRLLDPEATAIASADLLVEWGFAKRMTATHPRDLEVAWWQARFELRIAGRVPPGSFRPAPSVDSAHLVIRRRPGLSRGQVRTARRLLQDAYRQPGRPAREVLGAHVPKKRAHRLLTSTGIDPPAAAETVPVATWLELARAIDASGESRDSR; encoded by the coding sequence ATGCCACGGCATTCCCGCATCCAGAACCGTCAGAACCGCCGGAACGGTCAGAACCGCTCCGCCCGGGGCGGCGCCCCCAACCACGCCGGCATCCACCTGCTCCGCGACCCCGCGGTCAGCGCCCGGATGGTCAGATCGTCCGCGGCCGGACCGGGCGACCTCGTCATCGAGCTCGGCGCCGGTCTCGGTGCGCTGACCACGCCGCTGGCCGCCACGGGCGCCCGCGTCATCGCCGTCGAGCGCGACCCCCGGTTCGTCGCGAAGCTGCAGCGCCGGTTCGCCGACGACCCGGGCGTCAAGGTCGTCGAGGGCGATGCGCGCAGCGTCATGCTGCCGCACCGGCCGTACGCCGTGGTCGCGAACATCCCGTACGCGATCTCGACGGCGCTGCTGCGCCGGCTGCTGGACCCCGAGGCGACGGCGATCGCCAGCGCGGACCTGCTGGTCGAGTGGGGGTTCGCCAAGCGGATGACGGCGACCCACCCGCGCGACCTCGAGGTCGCCTGGTGGCAGGCGCGGTTCGAGCTGCGGATCGCCGGCCGTGTGCCGCCGGGCAGCTTCCGGCCGGCGCCGTCGGTCGACTCCGCGCACCTGGTGATCCGGCGCCGTCCGGGCCTGTCGCGCGGCCAGGTCAGGACGGCCCGGCGGCTGCTGCAGGACGCCTACCGGCAGCCGGGGCGGCCGGCCCGCGAGGTCCTGGGCGCCCACGTGCCGAAGAAGCGCGCCCACCGGTTGCTCACGTCGACGGGCATCGACCCGCCGGCCGCGGCCGAGACGGTCCCCGTCGCGACCTGGCTGGAACTCGCCCGCGCCATCGACGCTTCGGGCGAATCCAGAGATTCTCGCTGA
- a CDS encoding dihydrofolate reductase family protein, translating into MRKLIVQQWVTVDNVAAEEDGGLGFVSAAPFSEDDTSPYKTRTMAFIDSVDTMILGSNTYAQSVGYWPTADDQGEYGRKLNSLTKVVASTTLADAPWGEFSAASVTPDPVATIRELKEQDGKDLWLWGSLTLMRSLLDAGVVDEVRLLVCPVSRGKGTRVFEDAQDLELVEATGFDNGLALLRYAIRTPRPTN; encoded by the coding sequence ATGCGCAAGCTCATCGTCCAGCAGTGGGTGACCGTCGACAACGTCGCCGCGGAGGAGGACGGCGGGCTCGGCTTCGTGTCGGCGGCACCCTTCTCCGAGGACGACACCAGCCCCTACAAGACCAGGACGATGGCGTTCATCGACTCCGTCGACACGATGATCCTCGGCTCGAACACCTACGCCCAGTCGGTGGGTTACTGGCCGACCGCCGACGACCAGGGTGAGTACGGGCGGAAGCTCAACAGTCTGACGAAGGTCGTCGCCTCGACGACGCTGGCCGACGCCCCCTGGGGCGAGTTTTCCGCCGCGTCGGTGACGCCCGACCCGGTTGCGACCATCCGGGAGCTCAAGGAGCAGGACGGCAAGGACCTCTGGCTGTGGGGGAGCCTGACGCTCATGCGCTCGCTGCTGGACGCCGGCGTCGTCGACGAGGTCCGCCTGCTGGTGTGCCCGGTGTCGCGCGGCAAGGGAACCCGCGTCTTCGAGGACGCGCAGGACCTCGAGCTGGTCGAGGCCACCGGATTCGACAACGGCCTGGCGCTGCTGCGCTACGCGATCAGGACGCCGCGCCCCACGAACTAG
- the hisS gene encoding histidine--tRNA ligase, whose translation MNANPTFRAPKGTFDLVPPRGEAMLAVREAMAAPLRSAGYGYIETPSFEETTLFARGVGESTDIVTKEMYSFTTRGGDDVTLRPEGTAPVLRAVLENNLHRGALPVKLWYSGSYYRYERPQKGRYRHFSQVGAEILGTEDPASDAELIVLAVDAYRALGLTGVRVLLNSLGSHESRPAYRAALQDYLRGLDLDEETRKRVELNPLRVLDDKRPEIQKALTEAPLITDFLSPADRAHHDAVRSLLTASGVAFEDDPRLVRGLDYYTRTLFEFVHDGLGSQSAVGGGGRYDGLSELIGGPALPGVGWALGADRTLLAMEAEGLPLPGTTGVQVFAVPLGDEAAAWAFSLVTTLRREGVAADVATGGRGLKGAMKAADRSGAKYAVVVGERDLAEGVAQVKDLATGEQQAISVNGLVTHLKRLV comes from the coding sequence GTGAACGCGAACCCGACCTTCCGTGCCCCGAAGGGCACCTTCGACCTCGTGCCGCCGCGCGGCGAGGCCATGCTCGCCGTCCGCGAGGCCATGGCCGCTCCGCTGCGCTCGGCCGGCTACGGCTACATCGAGACGCCGAGCTTCGAGGAGACGACGCTGTTCGCCCGCGGCGTCGGCGAGTCCACGGACATCGTCACCAAGGAGATGTACTCCTTCACCACTCGTGGCGGCGACGACGTCACGCTGCGGCCCGAGGGCACGGCGCCGGTGCTGCGCGCCGTCCTCGAGAACAACCTGCACCGCGGCGCCCTGCCGGTGAAGCTCTGGTACTCCGGCTCGTACTACCGCTACGAGCGGCCGCAGAAGGGCCGCTACCGGCACTTCTCGCAGGTCGGGGCCGAGATCCTGGGCACCGAGGACCCCGCCAGCGACGCCGAGCTCATCGTGCTGGCCGTCGACGCCTACCGCGCGCTCGGGCTGACCGGCGTGCGGGTGCTGCTGAACTCGCTGGGCTCGCACGAGTCGCGCCCCGCGTACCGGGCGGCGCTGCAGGACTACCTGCGCGGCCTGGACCTCGACGAGGAGACCCGGAAGCGGGTCGAGCTCAACCCGCTGCGGGTCCTCGACGACAAGCGCCCCGAGATCCAGAAGGCGCTCACCGAGGCGCCGCTCATCACCGACTTCCTGTCTCCGGCCGACCGCGCGCACCACGACGCCGTCCGCTCGCTGCTCACCGCGTCGGGTGTGGCGTTCGAGGACGACCCGCGGCTGGTGCGCGGCCTCGACTACTACACCCGCACGCTCTTCGAGTTCGTGCACGACGGCCTCGGCTCGCAGTCCGCGGTGGGCGGCGGCGGCCGGTACGACGGCCTGTCCGAGCTGATCGGCGGTCCGGCGCTGCCCGGCGTCGGCTGGGCGCTCGGCGCCGACCGCACGCTGCTGGCCATGGAGGCCGAAGGGCTGCCGCTGCCGGGCACCACGGGCGTCCAGGTGTTCGCCGTCCCGCTCGGCGACGAGGCGGCGGCGTGGGCGTTCTCGCTGGTGACGACGCTGCGGCGCGAGGGCGTGGCGGCCGACGTCGCCACCGGCGGGCGCGGGCTCAAGGGCGCCATGAAGGCCGCCGACCGCAGCGGCGCGAAGTACGCCGTCGTCGTGGGCGAGCGCGACCTCGCCGAGGGCGTGGCCCAGGTCAAGGACCTCGCGACCGGGGAGCAGCAGGCCATCTCGGTGAACGGGCTGGTCACCCACCTCAAGCGACTCGTCTGA
- a CDS encoding Rv2578c family radical SAM protein: MRWEGQELAVTDGAALPGLQRIAGLVRSVRTPEFEGITFHEVTSKSALNKVPEASHVPFRWTVNPYRGCSHACTYCLSGYAPITMSDGSTVPLARVRPGDQVLGTRVDGLSRRLVRTQVLDHWRTSKPAFRLELDGGTSIVASGDHRFLTPDGWKHVAAAAEGEAPRPHLTTRDRLVGLRRGVVGAAVRADQALTVSYVRPMDVELPMFDLTTGTGDFIAHGVVSHNCFARNTHTYLDLDAGDDFDRQVIVKVNVAEVLQREVGRRTWAREHVAMGTNTDPYQRAEGRYRLMPGIIGALAGSGTPFSILTKGTLLRRDLPLLQRAAQDVEVGIGVSLALLDEGLHKSVEPGTPTPKARLDLIRAVRAAGLPCTVLLAPILPGLTDSEEHLSALVQAVADAGATGISYIPLHLRPGAREWYLGWLESTRPDLLPLYRRLYHRGSYSDQRYRDWLRARVEPHLRQYRLRDDDEEPLVDDRRRPLHGKRWGTRLTPTGTGTEAAAVVPGQDALF; the protein is encoded by the coding sequence ATGCGCTGGGAAGGTCAGGAACTCGCCGTCACCGACGGGGCGGCACTGCCCGGCCTGCAGCGCATCGCCGGCCTGGTCCGCAGCGTCCGCACGCCCGAGTTCGAGGGCATCACGTTCCACGAGGTCACGTCCAAGTCCGCGCTGAACAAGGTGCCCGAGGCCTCGCACGTGCCGTTCCGGTGGACGGTCAACCCGTACCGCGGGTGCAGTCACGCGTGCACCTACTGCCTGTCCGGCTACGCGCCCATCACCATGTCCGACGGTTCCACCGTCCCGCTCGCGCGGGTGCGGCCGGGCGACCAGGTGCTCGGCACGCGGGTCGACGGCCTCAGCCGGCGGCTCGTGCGCACGCAGGTGCTCGACCACTGGCGCACCTCCAAGCCGGCGTTCCGGCTCGAGCTCGACGGCGGCACCTCCATCGTCGCCAGCGGCGACCACCGGTTCCTCACGCCCGACGGCTGGAAGCACGTCGCCGCGGCGGCCGAGGGCGAGGCGCCGCGACCGCATCTGACCACCCGCGACCGGCTGGTCGGGCTGCGCCGGGGTGTGGTCGGGGCGGCGGTGCGCGCCGACCAGGCGCTGACCGTCAGCTACGTGCGGCCCATGGACGTCGAGCTGCCGATGTTCGACCTCACCACCGGCACCGGCGACTTCATCGCCCACGGCGTCGTGAGCCACAACTGCTTCGCCCGCAACACCCACACCTACCTCGACCTCGACGCCGGCGACGACTTCGACCGCCAGGTCATCGTCAAGGTCAACGTCGCCGAGGTGCTGCAGCGCGAGGTCGGCCGGCGCACCTGGGCCCGCGAGCACGTCGCCATGGGCACCAACACCGACCCCTACCAGCGCGCCGAGGGCCGCTACCGGCTCATGCCCGGCATCATCGGGGCGCTGGCCGGGTCCGGCACGCCGTTCAGCATCCTCACCAAGGGCACGCTGCTGCGCCGCGACCTCCCGCTGCTGCAGCGCGCCGCCCAGGACGTCGAGGTCGGCATCGGGGTGTCGCTGGCGCTGCTCGACGAGGGGCTGCACAAGTCGGTCGAGCCCGGCACGCCCACCCCGAAGGCCCGGCTCGACCTGATTCGTGCGGTACGGGCGGCCGGACTGCCCTGCACCGTCCTGCTGGCGCCCATCCTGCCGGGGCTCACCGACTCCGAGGAGCATCTGTCCGCGCTGGTCCAAGCGGTGGCCGACGCGGGAGCGACGGGCATCAGCTACATCCCGCTGCACCTGCGGCCGGGGGCGCGCGAGTGGTACCTGGGGTGGCTCGAGTCCACCCGGCCCGACCTCCTGCCCCTGTACCGCCGGCTCTACCACCGGGGCTCCTACTCCGACCAGCGCTACCGCGACTGGCTCCGGGCCCGGGTCGAGCCGCACCTGCGGCAGTACCGGCTGCGCGACGACGACGAGGAACCGCTGGTCGACGACCGCCGCCGGCCGCTGCACGGCAAGCGCTGGGGCACCCGGCTCACGCCGACCGGCACCGGAACCGAGGCTGCCGCCGTCGTGCCCGGGCAGGACGCACTGTTCTGA
- a CDS encoding Uma2 family endonuclease, which translates to MTTMMERPHAVDGWTVADLEEFPDDGLRYELVDGTLLVTPAPLGPHQDAVLGLALLLGPATPSRLKLYIAPRDWQPDDRTSFQPDVFVIRREDDQAAPIAAAPSLVIEVLSRSTRRTDRALKYATYAEHGVASYWIVDPDEPSIVAYDLKDGAYVEVGRAAGDQSVTLRQPFEVTVTPKSLVSG; encoded by the coding sequence ATGACAACCATGATGGAGCGGCCACATGCGGTCGACGGATGGACTGTCGCCGACCTCGAGGAGTTTCCCGACGACGGTCTGCGCTACGAACTGGTCGACGGGACGCTGCTGGTGACGCCCGCACCGCTGGGACCGCACCAGGACGCGGTCCTCGGGCTCGCGCTGCTGTTGGGGCCTGCGACACCTTCACGCCTGAAGCTCTACATCGCACCTCGTGACTGGCAGCCGGACGACCGGACGTCGTTCCAGCCCGATGTCTTCGTGATCCGCCGGGAAGACGACCAAGCGGCGCCCATCGCGGCAGCGCCGAGTCTCGTCATCGAGGTGCTGTCCCGGAGCACGCGGCGCACAGACCGGGCGCTCAAGTACGCGACCTACGCAGAGCACGGGGTGGCGTCGTACTGGATCGTCGACCCGGACGAGCCGTCCATCGTGGCGTACGACCTGAAGGACGGCGCGTACGTCGAGGTGGGGCGGGCGGCCGGCGACCAGAGCGTCACCCTGCGGCAGCCGTTCGAGGTCACCGTCACCCCGAAGTCGTTGGTGTCCGGCTGA